One genomic window of Onychostoma macrolepis isolate SWU-2019 chromosome 25, ASM1243209v1, whole genome shotgun sequence includes the following:
- the LOC131534636 gene encoding hereditary hemochromatosis protein homolog isoform X1 produces MNSILHLFLLSLPIAAPKGSHSLWLLATYIKGQTSFPEFSYIAMLDDVRIMFYNGETKTLHSRGNTTAEEDVFDSNVLLTISDYIQSSFMEKWLEGTNNLNKTYGVLALQRLVVCELRDDGEPGQMITRDAFRGSTTDELLYVDKNFTYQGTLNISAHLLKTHLEISKRNHEHLYHPYCIKTLSGYLKKRRKQVNREVKPKVRLLQKDLSSGFRVSCLATGFYPRHINLTLFRDEQPVADHEITGGDLLPNDDGTYQMRKSLEISAADKHKYTCSATHLSLDNKLDVTLGNELLQKTQSNSQNKNKKSISQSLVDVSEFDHGEPFKSVIPSLTAVLALMLVFGAAAAVWKRQCAESIKSGHCTASASGESEDTTSTFMSMS; encoded by the exons ATGAACAGCATTCTTCATCTTTTTCTGCTTTCACTTCCAATAGCCGCTCCAAAAG GCTCTCACTCTTTATGGTTGCTTGCAACATACATTAAAGGACAAACATCATTTCCTGAATTTAGCTATATAGCAATGTTGGATGATGTCAGAATTATGTTTTATAACGGTGAGACGAAAACTCTCCATTCAAGAGGAAATACAACAGCTGAAGAGGATGTGTTTGATTCAAATGTTCTTCTGACTATAAGTGACTACATACAATCATCTTTTATGGAAAAATGGTTAGAaggaacaaataatttaaataaaacctaTG GTGTTCTTGCCCTTCAGAGGCTGGTTGTGTGTGAGCTGAGGGATGATGGTGAACCGGGACAAATGATCACACGGGATGCTTTCAGAGGATCCACCACTGATGAGCTGCTATATGTTGACAAGAATTTTACATATCAGGGTACTTTAAATATCTCAGCTCATTTGCTGAAAACCCATCTTGAAATCAGCAAGAGGAACCATGAACATTTATACCACCCATACTGCATCAAAACACTCAGTGGTTACCTTAAAAAAAGGAGAAAGCAAGTCAATAGAGAAG TGAAACCCAAAGTCAGGCTCCTCCAGAAAGATCTATCTTCTGGGTTTCGTGTGAGTTGTTTGGCAACAGGATTTTACCCTCGTCACATCAACCTGACCCTGTTCAGAGACGAGCAGCCTGTAGCTGATCATGAGATCACTGGAGGAGATCTGCTGCCCAATGATGACGGGACGTACCAGATGAGGAAGAGTCTGGAGATCAGTGCTGcagacaaacacaaatacacctGCTCTGCCACACACCTCAGTCTGGACAACAAACTGGACGTCACTTTGGGTAATGAGCTCTTACAGAAAACACAATCTAAcagtcaaaacaaaaacaaaaagtcaatCTCTCAGTCTTTGGTTGATGTTTCAGAGTTTGATCACGGGGAACCATTTAAATCAGTGATTCCTTCACTTACGGCGGTTTTGGCTCTGATGTTGGTGTTTGGAGCTGCAGCTGCTGTTTGGAAAAGACAATGTGCAG AGTCTATTAAAAGTGGTCATTGTACTGCTTCTG catctGGCGAAAGTGAGGACACAACATCAACATTCATGTCAATGTCATGA
- the LOC131534636 gene encoding major histocompatibility complex class I-related gene protein-like isoform X2 produces the protein MNSILHLFLLSLPIAAPKGSHSLWLLATYIKGQTSFPEFSYIAMLDDVRIMFYNGETKTLHSRGNTTAEEDVFDSNVLLTISDYIQSSFMEKWLEGTNNLNKTYGVLALQRLVVCELRDDGEPGQMITRDAFRGSTTDELLYVDKNFTYQGTLNISAHLLKTHLEISKRNHEHLYHPYCIKTLSGYLKKRRKQVNREVKPKVRLLQKDLSSGFRVSCLATGFYPRHINLTLFRDEQPVADHEITGGDLLPNDDGTYQMRKSLEISAADKHKYTCSATHLSLDNKLDVTLEFDHGEPFKSVIPSLTAVLALMLVFGAAAAVWKRQCAESIKSGHCTASASGESEDTTSTFMSMS, from the exons ATGAACAGCATTCTTCATCTTTTTCTGCTTTCACTTCCAATAGCCGCTCCAAAAG GCTCTCACTCTTTATGGTTGCTTGCAACATACATTAAAGGACAAACATCATTTCCTGAATTTAGCTATATAGCAATGTTGGATGATGTCAGAATTATGTTTTATAACGGTGAGACGAAAACTCTCCATTCAAGAGGAAATACAACAGCTGAAGAGGATGTGTTTGATTCAAATGTTCTTCTGACTATAAGTGACTACATACAATCATCTTTTATGGAAAAATGGTTAGAaggaacaaataatttaaataaaacctaTG GTGTTCTTGCCCTTCAGAGGCTGGTTGTGTGTGAGCTGAGGGATGATGGTGAACCGGGACAAATGATCACACGGGATGCTTTCAGAGGATCCACCACTGATGAGCTGCTATATGTTGACAAGAATTTTACATATCAGGGTACTTTAAATATCTCAGCTCATTTGCTGAAAACCCATCTTGAAATCAGCAAGAGGAACCATGAACATTTATACCACCCATACTGCATCAAAACACTCAGTGGTTACCTTAAAAAAAGGAGAAAGCAAGTCAATAGAGAAG TGAAACCCAAAGTCAGGCTCCTCCAGAAAGATCTATCTTCTGGGTTTCGTGTGAGTTGTTTGGCAACAGGATTTTACCCTCGTCACATCAACCTGACCCTGTTCAGAGACGAGCAGCCTGTAGCTGATCATGAGATCACTGGAGGAGATCTGCTGCCCAATGATGACGGGACGTACCAGATGAGGAAGAGTCTGGAGATCAGTGCTGcagacaaacacaaatacacctGCTCTGCCACACACCTCAGTCTGGACAACAAACTGGACGTCACTTTGG AGTTTGATCACGGGGAACCATTTAAATCAGTGATTCCTTCACTTACGGCGGTTTTGGCTCTGATGTTGGTGTTTGGAGCTGCAGCTGCTGTTTGGAAAAGACAATGTGCAG AGTCTATTAAAAGTGGTCATTGTACTGCTTCTG catctGGCGAAAGTGAGGACACAACATCAACATTCATGTCAATGTCATGA